Genomic window ([Empedobacter] haloabium):
ACACCCAGAAGCCGACGATGACCTTGAACACCAGTACCGCCAGCACGCAGTTCATGGCGACCAGGTGCAGCACACGCTCGGTCACCTGGCCGGAGCTGCGCGACTCGTTGACGACCCGCAGCACGCCGGCCGGCGACGTCGACATCGCCAGGGAAGCGAGCAGCAGCGACGTCATCGGCGGCAGGCCCCACAGCTGGGCGATCAGGTAGACGACGGCAAACGTGGCGAACGTCTCGACCAGGCCGCTGACGGGCACCCAAGGGTTGATGCGCAGCCAGTGCAAGTTGACGCGATAGCCCAGTTCGAACAGGATCAGACCGAATGCGACGTTGGCCAGCAAGGTGACGGGGCTGGATCCTTCGGTGGCGAACAGGTCGGGAAACGCCTGCGCGCATAGGAAGCCGACCAGACCATACACGCTGATGCGTGGCAGTCGTGTCCAGCGGTGAATGAATTCGCCGGCCAGCCAGGCCAGCAGTACAGCGAGCGGCCAAGCTAGTTCGGCCGAGATAACCAGGAAATCTGGCATAGAGGGCTCCTCCTATTGTCGAGAAAATGCCGGGCAGGATCGGCAGGGATACATTTGCACAAATGCAAACGCCGGCAATTGTAACACCAGGCCGGATAACTCATCCGTAGTGACTTATGGTGACTTTATAGCAAGAAACGCAACGGTGTCGCACGACACCCGAAAACCCGGGACAGCCCCCCGTTTCCAGGCAATTGTCGGTTTGGTTATACAATCCGGCGGACCAATCTATAAGGACCCATCATGCTGGAACTGATCAGCGAACACGCCTGCTTCGGCGGCACGCAGCGCTTCTTCCGCCATCAATCGGCGGCCATCGGCCTGCCGATGCGCTTTTCCGTCTTCATCCCGGCGCACGCGGAAGGCGCGCGCCTGCCCGCCCTCTTCTATCTTGCGGGCCTGACCTGCACGGAAGAGACGTTCATGACCAAGGCCGGCGCGCAGCGCCACGCGGCCGAACACGGCATCGTGCTGGTCGCGCCGGACACCAGCCCGCGCGGCGCCAACGTGCCGGGCGAGGCGGACGCGTGGGACTTCGGCGTGGGCGCCGGCTTCTACCTGGATGCGACCGAGCAGCCCTGGGCCACCCACTACCGCATGGAGAGCTACCTGCACGAGCTGCGCGCCCTGGTACTGGACCACTCGCCCGTGGACGGCGCACGCATCGGCATCTTCGGCCACTCGATGGGGGGCCACGGCGCGCTGACCTTGGCACTGCGCCGGCCGGACCTGTTCCGCACCGTCTCCGCATTCGCGCCGATCGCGGCGCCGATGCGCTGCCCGTGGGGCCGCAAGGCGTTCACCGGCTACCTGGGAGCGGACGAGAGCAAATGGGCGGCGCACGACGCCAGCGCGCTGATGGCGGCAGCGCGCACGCCCTTCCCCGACGGCATCCTGATCGACCAGGGCCTGGCCGACAAGTTCCTGGCCGAGCAGTTGTATCCGGAAGCGTTCGAGGAAGCCTGCGCGCAAGCCGCGCAGCCGCTGACGTTGCGGCGGCATGCCGGGTACGACCATGGCTACTATTTCATTGCCACGTTCGTGGCGGATCACCTGGCGTGGCACGCGGCGCGGTTGTAGCCGTGGTGAGGGGCCGCGGCGTGCGGGTTTGGGGTCTGTCCCTTCGGGACCGACCCCGGTTTTAATCGCGGAACACGCATATCGAAGGATGCTTCCCGCATCGCTCCGATGCATCGCCGCCGCAGAGTAAAACCGGGGACAGTCCCCTGTGGGGACAGTCCCCAAGCCTGACGACTACAGCCGGATCTCGGTCCCAAGCACCTTCAGGAACTGGGCGATCCACTGCGGATGCGCGGGCCACGCCGGCGCCGTGACGAACTGGCCGTCCGTGACGGCAGCATCGACGGCGATGTCGGCATAGTCGGCGCCGGCCAGCTTGACTTCGGGCGAGCAGGCCGGATAGCAGGAGATATTGCGGCCGCGAATCACGTCGGCGGCGGCCAGCAGCTGGGCGCCGTGGCAGACGGCGGCAATCGGCTTGCCGGCTTGCGCGAATTCGCGCACCACTTCCAGCACGCGCGGGTTCAGGCGCAGGTATTCCGGGGCACGGCCGCCGGCGATCATCAGCGCGTCATAACGGGCCACGTCGACCTCGTCGAACGCGGCGTTCAGCGCGAAGAGGTGGCCCGGTTTTTCCGTATAGGTTTGGTCGCCTTCGAAATCGTGGATCGCCGTCTTGATCTTGTCGCCCGCCGCCTTGCCGGGGCAGACGGCGTGCACGGTATGCCCGACCGCCTGCAGCGCCTGGAACGGCACCATCGTTTCGTAGTCCTCGGCGAAGTCGCCCGTCAGGAAGAGGATGGTTTTCGCGGCCATGATCGATGCTCCTAGATTGAGGAAAAAACATCATAGCGCAAACAAAAAAGGCAGGCTTGCGCCTGCCTTCTTTCTTTTGGGAGATGCGCCCCCTTACGCCGCCGGCTTGTGCAGCACGCGACGGATCGTCTCGGCCAGGTCTTCGGCGACGAACTTGGCCACGTAGGCATCCGCGCCCACGCCCTTGACGTGGTCTTCGTTGGTCTTGCCCGACAGCGAAGAGTGGATCACGACCGGGATCTTCGAGAAGCGCGGGTCCTGCTTGACCTTGCGGGTCAGCGTGAAACCATCCATCTCCGGCATTTCCAGGTCGGTCAGGATCAGCGCGACGCGGTCTTCGATCGCGATCTTCTCGGCCTTGCAGCCCTCGGCGATGCTGTTCAGCTTGTCCCACGCTTCCTTGCCGGACTTCGTCATCACGAACGGCGCATTCATCGCCTGCAGGCCCTGCTCGATCAGGTTGCGTGCCACCACCGAATCGTCCGCCGCCAGGATGAAGCTGCCCTGCTTGAGCATCAGTTTCGGGCCGATCGATTCCGGATCGACGTCCTTGCCTTCGGCCGGCACCATGCGGCGCAGGATCGTCTCCACGTCCAGCACCTGCGCCAGGCGGGTGCCGCTGGTGTCGCCGTCCAGGCGCGCGATCGACGTCACCATGCCGGTCGCGTTGCTGCCTTCGGCCGTCAGCACCTGGCTCCAGTCCAGGCGCACGATCTCGTCCACCGACTCCACCGCGAACGCTTGCGTCGTGCGGGCGAATTCCGTCACCAGCATGATGTTCAGGCCCGTCTTCGGCGTGACGCCGACGATCGCCGGCAGGTCCATCACGGGGATGATCTGGCCACGCAGGTTGACCACGCCCAGCATGTGCGGCTGCGAGCCGGCCACCGCGGTCACGGGCGGCATCGCCACGATCTCGCGGATCTTGAAGACGTTGATGCCGTACAGTTCCGAGTGCTCGCCATTGGCGTCGGCACCCAGGCGGAACAGCAGGAGCTCGAATTTATTGGTGTTGGTAAGGTTGGTACGTTCGTCGATTTCCTGTTGTACGCTTTTCATTGCTCATCCCCGATCTCAAATCTCTGCCGCCTCATGCGGAACATTGGCCCAGTATAGGCGAGAAAAATGACGACACCGCCGTTCCTGAACTTAATGGCAAGGCTCGGCAGTGGCGGAAAACAACACCGGTAGCAAATATAAAACGATGGCGGCGAACATGACGCGCGAAAGGTGACGCGCGAATGAAAAAGACGCCCGCAGGCGTCTTTTGAATTCTGGAGCGGGAGAAGAGTCTCGAACTCTCGACCTCAACCTTGGCAAGGTTGCGCTCTACCAACTGAGCTACTCCCGCAGAAGAGGCATGATTATGACAGAACCATTTCAAAAACACCAGAGCCCGTGCGTCGGTTTTCTTGGCAACTTTCGCCCGGCAGGCGTACTGCGCCATGGAAGTGCCTGATTCCGCTCGGAATTATCGACTGGCACGGTATCTGCTCATCCGTACCGAAGGCGCGCGGGCCGGCGCGGCACCTACCTGGGAGAGCAGAACATGATCCAACATATCCTCGTCGCCGCCACGGCGGCCGCCATCCTTGCCGGCGCCAGCATGCGCCCGGCGGCGGCCAGCACGTTCGCGACCGCCGTCCTCGATATCAGCAACTTCCGCCTGCTGCACAACAACGGCGATGTCTACCGCAATACCGATTTCTCGCGCCTGACCAGCGTCAACGACGCCCAGGCTACCGCTTCGCTCAACTCCCTGTTCGCCAACTCGTCCAGTTCCGGCCCGCGGCCGGACGTGATGCGCCAGTGTGTCGGCTCCTGCCTGACGTTCGCCGAGAACAGCTTCGGCCACGGCGGCACCAACGCATTGTTCGCCCTGTCCGGCAGCTTCGGTTTCGCCGACCAGCGCTTCCAGGGTTCCGGCATCTCGATCAACGGCGCGCCGGCCGGGGCACATGCGCAGACCCGGGCGGACGTGGCCACGTTGCGGAACAACCAGTCCGCCACCGGCAATTCCTCCGTGGGCAGCTCCAACACCATGGTGTTCACGCTGAACGGCAGCGACACGATGACGGTCGCGTTCGACGCCACGCCCTACGCGATGGCCTACCTGACCCCGGGCTCGCGCCCGGTCACCAGCGCGGCCGCGCGCATGTCCTGGAACATCAACATCGTCGACCTGAGGACCAGCCTCTCGGTGTTCTCGTTCGCGCCGGCTCAGATCAACGGCCTGGCCAGCGTCAGCCGCACCGACGGCATGGCGGGCCTGTCGTCGTTCAACGAAATCGGCAAGGTCTACTCCTACAGCATGACGACGCCGCAGTTGCTGGCCGGCCGCAGTTACCAGATCACCGTGCAGCAAAGCGCGCTCGCCATGGCGCTGCAGCAGGAGGAGGTGCCGGAGCCGGGGTCGCTGTCGATCGTCGCCGCCGGCCTGGTTGGGCTCGGTCTGCTGCGGCGCCACCGGTGCGGCTGACGGAGCGTTCACAGGCCAGGCGGCGCACCGCCTATAATCCCCCTGCTCTCAACACAAAACAGCAAGGCAGGATGGATTCGATCGAAATCGTATTGGCAATGCTGCTGGCCGTCGTGGCCAGCGCCTATCTCGTGCGCGTGCTGCCGCTGGCGGTGCCGCTGCCGCTGGTGCAGATCGGCCTCGGTGCCGTCATCGCCGGCTTCACCGGCCACGGCGTGCAGATGGATCCGGCCCTGTTCTTCCTGCTGTTCCTGCCGCCGCTCTTGTTCCTGGACGGCTGGCGTATCCCGAAAGGCGGCCTGTTTCGCGACAAGGCCGTGATCCTCGAGCTGGCGCTGGGTCTCGTCATCTTCACCGTGGTCGGCGCCGGCTTCCTGATCCACTGGCTGATCCCGGCCATGCCCTTGCCGGTCGCCTTTGCGCTGGCCGCCATTGTCTCGCCCACCGACCCCGTCGCGGTATCGTCGATCGCCTCGCGCGCGCCGATCCCGAAGCGGCTGATGCACATCCTGGAAGGCGAGTCGCTGCTGAACGACGCCAGTGGCCTGGTGTGCTTCCGCTTCGCCGTGGCCGCCGCGATGACGGGCGCCTTCTCGCTGACCCAGGCGTCGCTGACGTTCGTCTGGCTGGTGGCCGGCGGCATCGGCGCCGGCGTGCTGACGGTGCTGGCCATCACGTGGCTGCAGCGCCTGCTGTTCCGCCGCTTCGGCGAGCCGGCCGGTTCGCCCATCCTCGTCAACCTCTTGATGCCGTTCGGCGCCTACCTGGCCGCGGAACACCTGCACGCTTCCGGCATCCTGGCCGCGGTGGCGGCGGGCATCACGATGAGCTACGTGGAGCTGTCCGGCCAGGTCATGGCCAATACCCGCATCCAGCGCTCGGCCGTGTGGGACACGGTGCAGTTCGCGCTGAACGGCGTCATGTTCGTGCTGCTGGGCGAACAGCTGCCGGACATCATGGAAGGCGCCCGCGTCTCGCTCGACCAGAGCGGCCACGTCAACGCCTGGTGGCTGGTGCTGTATGCGTTCGCCATCTCGTTCGGCCTGATGACGTTGCGCTTCGTCTGGGTCTGGACCGCGCTGCGCATCACCCTGTACCGCAAAACGCGGCGCGGCGAACCGGTACGCCAGCCGCCGCTGCGGCTGCTGCTGGCGATGTCGCTGGCGGGCGTGCGCGGCGCCATCACGCTGGCCGGCGTGATGACCCTGCCCCTGACCCTGTCCAACGGCGCGCCCTTCCCGGCGCGCGACCTGACGATCTTCCTGGCCAGCACCGTCATCCTGATCTCGCTGGTCGCGGCCAGCATCGGCCTGCCGCGCCTGCTGGGCGGCCTGCACTTCCCGGAGGAGCCGGCCGAGCAGCAGGAAGAGGACCTGGCCCGGCGCGAGGCCGCCAGCGCGGCCATCGCCGCCGTCGAGCGCGCCCAGATGGAGCTGATGCACAAGGGCGACGAGTGCGACATGTATCCGGAAGCGGCAGGCCGCGTCATCGCGCTGTACCAGCACCGGCTCGACACCAGCGGTGCCGGCGACGACGAGGCGGCGGCGCGCTACCGCCAGCTGGACAGGGCGGAGCGGGCGCTGCGCCTGGCGGCCCTGCAGGCTGAGCGCCGCACCATCTTCAACCTGGCGCGCCACGAGCACATCTCCGACGAGATCTCGCGCAAGCTGGTGCGCGAGATCGACCTGGTCGAAGCCCGCCACAAGAACTGATGGACCAGGCCAGCAGCCCGCCCCGCCGTCTGCGCGCCCTGCTGGCCGCCGCGTGGGTGCTGTTCTGGCTCATGATGACGACGACCGCCGTGCAGGACTACCTGCGCGACGGCGGCCACGAATTGTGGAAACCGGTGCTGTGGGAGGGCTCGTCGCTGCTGGTCGCGACCGTGCTGCTGCTGGCGCAGCGCCGCCACACGCGCCGGCACGATGCGCTGGTCGCCCAGCCGCGGCGCTGGTTCCTGGTGCAGCTGCCCTGGCTGTTCGTGTTCTGGCTGGCCTTCGTGCCGCTGGCCTTCGGCATCCGCCACGGCATCTACGCGCTGGCGGGCCAGACATACACGCACGATCCCTGGCCGCAGACCTTCTTCTACGAGGACGTGCGCATCACGGTGTTCTTCTCGCTGTTCGTGCTGGTCACGTTCGGCCTGTTGTCCTGGCAGGCCATGATCGACGCCAGGCTGCGCGCCGAACGCACCGCCAATCTGCTGCGCGAAGCCCAGCTGCGCCAGCTGACGCAGCAGATGCAGCCGCACTTCCTGTTCAACGCCCTCAACACCGTATCTGCGCTGATGCACGAGGACGTGCAGCGCGCCGACGCGCTCCTGGTACGCCTGGCCGACATGCTGCGCGCCACGCTGGAGGGCGGCCAGCGCCAGCAGGTAGCGCTGGCCGACGAACTGCGCCTGCTGCACGGCTATTGCGAGCTGATGACGGCACGGCACGAGGAGCGCGTCACGCTGGCCTGGGACGTCGCGCCCGGCCTGGACGCCTGCCCGGTGCCGTTCATGTGCCTGCAGCCGCTGCTGGAAAACGTGTTCCGCCACACGGTGGAGCGGCGCCGCGGCACGGTCCATATCACGGTGTCGGTGCGGCGCGAAGGCGCCGGGCTGGTGCTGGCCGTGGCGGACGACACCGGCCGCCTGGACGACGGTGCGAGCGAGGGCGCCGGCATCGCGTTGGCCAACCTGCGCGAACGGCTGGCCGCCCTGCATGGCGCGGCAGCCGCGCTGACCTTGACCCAGCTGGCACCGGCCGGCGTGTGCGCCAGGATCGAACTGCCATGCGCGTCCTGATCGTCGACGACGAACGGCCGGCGCGCGCCCGCTTGCGCCAGCTGCTCGCGGCGCAAGCGGGCATCGCGGCGGTCGAGGAAGCGCGCGACGGCGTCGAGGCGCTGGCCGTGGCGGCGGTGTTCCGGCCGGACGTGGTGTTCCTGGACATCCAGATGCCCGAGGTGGACGGCCTGGAGGCGGCCGCCGCGCTGGCCGCGACCTTGCCGGGGCCGGCGCCGCTGATCGTCTTCGTCACGGCCTACGACAGCTACGCGCTGGCCGCGTTCGAGGCCAGCGCCGTCGATTACCTGCTCAAGCCGTGCGACGGCGCGCGCCTGGGCCGCACGCTGGCGCGCCTGCGCCAGCGCCTGCGCGAGCGCGCGGCGGCGGCGCCCGCCGGACTGGAACAATTGCTGGTCAGCGAACGGGGCACGACCCGGATCGTGCGCGCCGCCGACATCCTGTGGCTGGAGACGGCCGACAACTACGTCGTGCTGCACACGGCCCAGGGTGCCCCGCTGCTGCGTCATACGCTGGCCGCCCTGCTCGACGAGCTGGGCCCGGCCTTCAAACGCTGCCACCGGCGCGCGGCGGTGCGGCTGGACCGCGTCGAGCGCGTGGCGGCCAACGACAAGGGCGACGGCAGCGTGCTGCTGCAGGGTGGCGCGCAGGCTCCGCTGAGCCGGCAGTACCGGGCCGGCCTGCTGGCCGCGCTCGCGCCGGCGCGTACAATGCCGCCATGAGCACCGTCATCGACCCGGCCGACATCGAATTCACCGCCATCCGCGCCCAGGGGCCGGGCGGCCAGAACGTCAACAAGGTGTCGTGCGCCGTGCACGCCCGCTTCGACATCGTCGCTTCCAGCCTGCCGGAACCGGTCAAGACGCGCCTGCTGGCCCTGCGCGACAGCCGCATCACCGATGCCGGCGTGCTGGTCATCAAGGCGCAGGCCTCGCGCAGCCTGGAACAGAACAAGGAGGACGCGCTGCGGCGGCTGCAGGCGCTGGTCGACGCCGCCGCCGACGTGCCGCCGCCGCGCCGGCCGACCCGGCCGACGCGCGCCTCGCAGCGGCGCCGGCTCGACGCCAAGGCCCGCAGCGGCCAGGTCAAGGCGCTGCGCGGCAAGGTGCTCGACTAGCCGGGCCGCCCCGCCCGGCCCCCGGCCAGCCCCAACGCGCTGGCGGCGCATGACGCGGCTGCCTATGCTGGCGCCATCGACCACCACTTTCGGGCCCTGCCGTGCCGACCACTTCCGCCTCCCGCCTGTACTTCCTCGACTGGCTGCGCATCGCCGCATTCTTCCTGCTGATCCTGTACCACACGGGCATGTACTACGTGACGTGGGACTGGCATGTGAAAAGTCCCGCTGCGAGCGACGCCATCGAGCCGCTGATGCTGCTGTCGTCGCCCTGGCGCATGTCGCTGCTGTTCCTGATCAGCGGCGCAGCCTCCGGCTTCCTGCTGGCGAAGCTGGCCAACGGCCGCTTCCTGCGCGAGCGCAGCCGGCGCCTGCTGCTGCCGCTGCTGTTCGGCATGCTGGTGATCGTGCCGCCGCAGCCCTTCTGCGAAGTCATCGAGAAACTGGGCTATGCCGGCAGCTACCCCGATTTCATGCGCCTGTACGTGACGGGCTACCACGGCTTCTGCCGCGGCGACGACTGCCTCGACCTGCCCACCTGGAACCACCTGTGGTTCGTCGCCTACCTGTGGGCCTACACGGTCTTGCTGGCACTGCTCGCGACCGTGGCGGGCGCTGCGCGCCTGGCGCGCGCCGGCGAACGCCTGGCCGCGGCGCTGACGGGCTGGCGCGCGCTCGTGCTGCCGGCCGCCTATCTGGCGCTGGCCCGGGTCGCGTTGAAACCGTATTTCGAGGAGACCCATGCGCTGGTGGACGACTGGTACAACCATGCGGTCTACCTGCCGCTGTTCCTGGCCGGTGTGCTGCTGGCGCGGCAGGCACGCTTCTGGGCCGCGCTGGAGCGGCTGCGCTGGCCCGCGCTGGCCGTCGCGGCGGCCGGCTGGGCGCTGCTGATCTGCCTGTATTCGCTACCCAATGCGGGCCAGCCCGACCTGGCGCTGCGCATCGTGGCGGCCTGTGTTCGCAGCCCGTTCCAGTGGTGCGCCATCGTGGCCCTGTGCGGCTTCGCGCGGCGCCACCTGAATGCCGACGGCGCGGCGCGGCGCTACCTGACCGAGGCGGTGTTCCCCGTGTATATCGTGCACCAGACCCTGATCGTGGGCATGGCGATGCTGCTCAAGCCGCTGCGCATCGCACCCGCGACCGAGGGCGCGATCCTGGTGGTGCTGACGTGTGCGTTCAGCTTCGCGATTTTCGAGGTGGCGCGGCGGGTGTCGGGGGTGCGGGCATTGTTTGGTGTCGGAATGCGCGAGGCTACGGGGTCTGTCCCCGCACGGGGACTGACCCCGAAGTTTGGCGAAAGCCGCCACAGCGCTTGACCACTTCGGGGTCAGTCCCGAAGGGACAGACCCCAAGCCCGCAGCGCCGCAGCCACGCCTCTTTAATTGAGCACCTTGCGGCTGCGCTTGGCCCGGTACATCTCCGCATCGGCCATCGCGAAGGCTTCCTCCAGGTCGTAGCCGGCCTTGCGCATCGCCATGCCCAGCGAGGCGCGCACGTCGGCGCCTGCCAGCGCTTCCTGCACCCGCAGCAGCATGGCCTGGGCGTCGAAGTAGTCGCATTCGACCATCAGCATGCCGAATTCGTCTTCGCCCAGGCGCGCCACCACGTCCGAGCCGCGCGTGACGCCTTCCAGCGCGCGCGCCGTGCGCATCAGCAGCGCGTCGCCCGAGGCGCTGCCCTGGGCGTCGTTGATGAACTTGAGGTCGTCCAGGTCGATCGACACCACGCAGGCCGAGTGGCCGTAGCGGCTGCAGCGCTCTTCCTCGCGCTGCAGCAGCATGTCCCAGCCACGGCGGTTGTACAGGCCGGTCAGGCCGTCGCGGGTGGCATCGGCGCCCACGCGCTCGGCCTGGCGCACGGCGTCGCCGGCGTTCAGTTCCGCGTTCAGCACGGCCCCCAGCAGGTCCGCCAGCAGGGTCACGGTATCGAGCTCCTCGCGGATCTCCTTGTCGCGCGGTTGCGGGTCCAGCCCCACCAGGGTGCCGAACAGCGAACCGTCGGTGCGGTGCAGCGGTACGCCTACGTAGGCGCCGATGCCCAGCTGGCGCGCCAGCGGCGCGTCCGCATAGGCCGCCACCTCCGCGGTGGCGGGCGCGATATTGGGGCCATGGCCCAGCACCATGCGCGAGCAGATGGTATCGGTCCAGCGGAACGCCTGGCCGGCCTTGATGCCGTAGCCGGCGTCGTCCGCGAACAGGACGATCCAGTCGTCGCCCTCCGTGCGCGTCACCATCCAGAGCTTGAAGCCCAACCGGTGGCGCAGATAGGACATCGTGGCCTGGGCCGCCGTGGCGAAATCGTTGATCATGCCTGCCTCTCCCGTCGTTACGACTATGCCTGGCAATTATGCACCCATTTGGGCGACGGACGGGGCACGGATCACGGCATGAAAGCCAGCGTGTGCTCGACAGGGCCGGGCAACAGGGGCGTGGGCGTGCCGTTGACCCAGTCCGCATGGCCGGCCAGGAAGAACGGCGACAGCGGATGACCGCTCTGGCCACCCGGCATATTGAACACGCCGCGCTCTTCCTTGCCCGGCGAGACCGTCAGGCGTTCGGACTGGCCATAGGTGCGGCCGGCCACGCGCGGCATGTGGTTGTCCCCGGGCAGCGCATCGGCCGGAGTACTCAGCCATTGGCGCAGCGCCGGCACGGCCCCGGCGATCGGATGGGCGATGGCGGCCCGGTTGCGCGCGCCCCAGGTGGCATCGCGCAGCGCCGTGCCGTCCGCCTCCAGCGCGGCCACGGTACGGTCCAGCGCCGCCAGCTGCAGCGCGCGC
Coding sequences:
- the fghA gene encoding S-formylglutathione hydrolase produces the protein MLELISEHACFGGTQRFFRHQSAAIGLPMRFSVFIPAHAEGARLPALFYLAGLTCTEETFMTKAGAQRHAAEHGIVLVAPDTSPRGANVPGEADAWDFGVGAGFYLDATEQPWATHYRMESYLHELRALVLDHSPVDGARIGIFGHSMGGHGALTLALRRPDLFRTVSAFAPIAAPMRCPWGRKAFTGYLGADESKWAAHDASALMAAARTPFPDGILIDQGLADKFLAEQLYPEAFEEACAQAAQPLTLRRHAGYDHGYYFIATFVADHLAWHAARL
- a CDS encoding DJ-1/PfpI family protein; translation: MAAKTILFLTGDFAEDYETMVPFQALQAVGHTVHAVCPGKAAGDKIKTAIHDFEGDQTYTEKPGHLFALNAAFDEVDVARYDALMIAGGRAPEYLRLNPRVLEVVREFAQAGKPIAAVCHGAQLLAAADVIRGRNISCYPACSPEVKLAGADYADIAVDAAVTDGQFVTAPAWPAHPQWIAQFLKVLGTEIRL
- a CDS encoding chemotaxis protein: MKSVQQEIDERTNLTNTNKFELLLFRLGADANGEHSELYGINVFKIREIVAMPPVTAVAGSQPHMLGVVNLRGQIIPVMDLPAIVGVTPKTGLNIMLVTEFARTTQAFAVESVDEIVRLDWSQVLTAEGSNATGMVTSIARLDGDTSGTRLAQVLDVETILRRMVPAEGKDVDPESIGPKLMLKQGSFILAADDSVVARNLIEQGLQAMNAPFVMTKSGKEAWDKLNSIAEGCKAEKIAIEDRVALILTDLEMPEMDGFTLTRKVKQDPRFSKIPVVIHSSLSGKTNEDHVKGVGADAYVAKFVAEDLAETIRRVLHKPAA
- a CDS encoding PEP-CTERM sorting domain-containing protein gives rise to the protein MIQHILVAATAAAILAGASMRPAAASTFATAVLDISNFRLLHNNGDVYRNTDFSRLTSVNDAQATASLNSLFANSSSSGPRPDVMRQCVGSCLTFAENSFGHGGTNALFALSGSFGFADQRFQGSGISINGAPAGAHAQTRADVATLRNNQSATGNSSVGSSNTMVFTLNGSDTMTVAFDATPYAMAYLTPGSRPVTSAAARMSWNINIVDLRTSLSVFSFAPAQINGLASVSRTDGMAGLSSFNEIGKVYSYSMTTPQLLAGRSYQITVQQSALAMALQQEEVPEPGSLSIVAAGLVGLGLLRRHRCG
- a CDS encoding Na+/H+ antiporter, which translates into the protein MDSIEIVLAMLLAVVASAYLVRVLPLAVPLPLVQIGLGAVIAGFTGHGVQMDPALFFLLFLPPLLFLDGWRIPKGGLFRDKAVILELALGLVIFTVVGAGFLIHWLIPAMPLPVAFALAAIVSPTDPVAVSSIASRAPIPKRLMHILEGESLLNDASGLVCFRFAVAAAMTGAFSLTQASLTFVWLVAGGIGAGVLTVLAITWLQRLLFRRFGEPAGSPILVNLLMPFGAYLAAEHLHASGILAAVAAGITMSYVELSGQVMANTRIQRSAVWDTVQFALNGVMFVLLGEQLPDIMEGARVSLDQSGHVNAWWLVLYAFAISFGLMTLRFVWVWTALRITLYRKTRRGEPVRQPPLRLLLAMSLAGVRGAITLAGVMTLPLTLSNGAPFPARDLTIFLASTVILISLVAASIGLPRLLGGLHFPEEPAEQQEEDLARREAASAAIAAVERAQMELMHKGDECDMYPEAAGRVIALYQHRLDTSGAGDDEAAARYRQLDRAERALRLAALQAERRTIFNLARHEHISDEISRKLVREIDLVEARHKN
- a CDS encoding histidine kinase, translated to MDQASSPPRRLRALLAAAWVLFWLMMTTTAVQDYLRDGGHELWKPVLWEGSSLLVATVLLLAQRRHTRRHDALVAQPRRWFLVQLPWLFVFWLAFVPLAFGIRHGIYALAGQTYTHDPWPQTFFYEDVRITVFFSLFVLVTFGLLSWQAMIDARLRAERTANLLREAQLRQLTQQMQPHFLFNALNTVSALMHEDVQRADALLVRLADMLRATLEGGQRQQVALADELRLLHGYCELMTARHEERVTLAWDVAPGLDACPVPFMCLQPLLENVFRHTVERRRGTVHITVSVRREGAGLVLAVADDTGRLDDGASEGAGIALANLRERLAALHGAAAALTLTQLAPAGVCARIELPCAS
- a CDS encoding response regulator, whose amino-acid sequence is MRVLIVDDERPARARLRQLLAAQAGIAAVEEARDGVEALAVAAVFRPDVVFLDIQMPEVDGLEAAAALAATLPGPAPLIVFVTAYDSYALAAFEASAVDYLLKPCDGARLGRTLARLRQRLRERAAAAPAGLEQLLVSERGTTRIVRAADILWLETADNYVVLHTAQGAPLLRHTLAALLDELGPAFKRCHRRAAVRLDRVERVAANDKGDGSVLLQGGAQAPLSRQYRAGLLAALAPARTMPP
- the arfB gene encoding alternative ribosome rescue aminoacyl-tRNA hydrolase ArfB; translated protein: MSTVIDPADIEFTAIRAQGPGGQNVNKVSCAVHARFDIVASSLPEPVKTRLLALRDSRITDAGVLVIKAQASRSLEQNKEDALRRLQALVDAAADVPPPRRPTRPTRASQRRRLDAKARSGQVKALRGKVLD
- a CDS encoding acyltransferase family protein, which translates into the protein MPTTSASRLYFLDWLRIAAFFLLILYHTGMYYVTWDWHVKSPAASDAIEPLMLLSSPWRMSLLFLISGAASGFLLAKLANGRFLRERSRRLLLPLLFGMLVIVPPQPFCEVIEKLGYAGSYPDFMRLYVTGYHGFCRGDDCLDLPTWNHLWFVAYLWAYTVLLALLATVAGAARLARAGERLAAALTGWRALVLPAAYLALARVALKPYFEETHALVDDWYNHAVYLPLFLAGVLLARQARFWAALERLRWPALAVAAAGWALLICLYSLPNAGQPDLALRIVAACVRSPFQWCAIVALCGFARRHLNADGAARRYLTEAVFPVYIVHQTLIVGMAMLLKPLRIAPATEGAILVVLTCAFSFAIFEVARRVSGVRALFGVGMREATGSVPARGLTPKFGESRHSA
- a CDS encoding sensor domain-containing diguanylate cyclase; the protein is MINDFATAAQATMSYLRHRLGFKLWMVTRTEGDDWIVLFADDAGYGIKAGQAFRWTDTICSRMVLGHGPNIAPATAEVAAYADAPLARQLGIGAYVGVPLHRTDGSLFGTLVGLDPQPRDKEIREELDTVTLLADLLGAVLNAELNAGDAVRQAERVGADATRDGLTGLYNRRGWDMLLQREEERCSRYGHSACVVSIDLDDLKFINDAQGSASGDALLMRTARALEGVTRGSDVVARLGEDEFGMLMVECDYFDAQAMLLRVQEALAGADVRASLGMAMRKAGYDLEEAFAMADAEMYRAKRSRKVLN